The following proteins come from a genomic window of Pyxidicoccus sp. MSG2:
- a CDS encoding branched-chain amino acid ABC transporter permease, with product MTQLLQLSISGLALGASYALIALGFSVVYRASRLFNFAHGELLSLGAFLMTALVDVLPWWLALFAAAALTGGLAALLERTVLRRMVGRPVFTTIILTLFLGLLLRAAIVIAFGTDTRGMPTPWDAMAEVQVGNATVLLSSLVSLGATTAVLVLLHALVQRTPLGVAMRAASESQEVSLALGIPVGRVLAFTWFLAGATAAVAGIFLGMFPRSVDSNLGYVALRAFPAIIVGGLESVVGAVVAAFMLGLLEVLSQAYVNPHLGAFGHNFHAVFPYAAMILFLVLRPRGLWGEHEVRRV from the coding sequence ATGACGCAGTTGCTCCAGCTCAGCATCTCCGGACTGGCGTTGGGAGCGAGCTACGCGCTCATCGCCCTCGGCTTCTCGGTGGTGTACCGCGCCTCGCGGCTCTTCAACTTCGCGCACGGCGAGTTGCTGAGCCTGGGTGCGTTCCTGATGACGGCGCTGGTGGACGTGCTGCCCTGGTGGCTGGCGCTCTTCGCCGCCGCGGCCCTCACCGGCGGACTGGCGGCGCTGCTGGAGCGCACGGTGCTCCGGCGCATGGTGGGCCGGCCCGTCTTCACCACCATCATCCTGACGCTGTTCCTCGGGTTGCTCCTGCGCGCCGCCATCGTCATCGCGTTCGGCACGGACACGCGCGGCATGCCGACGCCGTGGGACGCCATGGCGGAGGTACAGGTAGGCAACGCCACCGTGCTGCTGTCGTCGCTGGTGTCGCTGGGCGCGACGACGGCCGTGCTCGTCCTCCTCCACGCGCTCGTGCAGCGCACGCCGCTGGGCGTGGCGATGCGCGCGGCGAGCGAGAGTCAGGAAGTGTCGCTGGCGCTCGGAATTCCCGTGGGCCGGGTGCTGGCCTTCACCTGGTTCCTGGCCGGAGCCACGGCCGCGGTGGCGGGCATCTTCCTGGGGATGTTCCCCCGCTCGGTGGACTCCAACCTGGGCTACGTGGCGCTGCGGGCCTTCCCGGCCATCATCGTCGGGGGCCTGGAGTCGGTGGTGGGCGCGGTGGTGGCCGCGTTCATGCTGGGGCTCTTGGAGGTGTTGTCCCAGGCGTACGTCAACCCGCACCTGGGCGCCTTCGGGCACAACTTCCACGCCGTCTTCCCCTACGCGGCGATGATCCTCTTCCTCGTGCTCCGGCCGCGCGGCCTGTGGGGCGAGCACGAGGTGCGTCGGGTCTGA
- a CDS encoding ABC transporter substrate-binding protein has translation MRRLVLGLMAAALGLTACKKEEPATPGSEGSQSQSQPVSDIKTDKGVDLEKKVVYVGALNDESGPGAAIGKPFAAGKRLLARQVNAGNSGLLPEGWKLELVEKDHAYNPQNSVQAYSDIHDRVLFLGTSFGTPNTLPLRDKLAADGMVAFPASQSSEMARNQYTPPIGASYKMEAMRAMDWAVEHAGGADKVKAAIVYQGDDYGKDGIDGWTAAAKHHGVTVVSQQTVAPGQKDFAAVVTALQQSGANYVLLTVLPSASGPILGTAAQLKYLPTWVGQTPAWVDRFFDPKVIPAAVFTNFYWATGLTYWGDDVPGMKDFLALHGQHADVPKDFYTLSSYVQGLVQVEALKKAIEAKDVTRAGYLKALKAITGTTARGMAAEPVDLSRFPYETSVSVRVLKPVMDQGSWRVVAGYAKPKALDASAAKASDDSK, from the coding sequence ATGCGACGGCTCGTACTCGGGCTCATGGCGGCGGCTCTCGGGTTGACTGCATGCAAGAAGGAAGAACCCGCGACGCCTGGGTCTGAAGGCTCGCAATCGCAGTCCCAGCCTGTCTCGGACATCAAGACAGACAAGGGCGTGGACCTGGAGAAGAAGGTCGTCTACGTCGGCGCGCTCAATGACGAGAGCGGCCCGGGGGCTGCCATTGGCAAGCCCTTCGCCGCCGGAAAGCGCCTGCTGGCCAGGCAGGTGAACGCCGGCAACAGCGGCCTGCTCCCCGAGGGCTGGAAGCTGGAGCTCGTCGAGAAGGACCACGCCTACAACCCGCAGAACTCGGTCCAGGCGTACAGCGACATCCATGACAGGGTGCTCTTCCTGGGCACCAGCTTCGGCACGCCCAACACCCTGCCCCTGCGGGACAAGCTGGCGGCGGATGGGATGGTGGCCTTCCCGGCGTCGCAGTCCTCGGAGATGGCGCGCAACCAGTACACGCCGCCCATTGGCGCCTCCTACAAGATGGAGGCCATGCGGGCCATGGACTGGGCCGTGGAGCACGCGGGCGGCGCGGACAAGGTGAAGGCAGCCATCGTCTACCAGGGCGATGACTACGGAAAGGATGGCATCGACGGTTGGACGGCCGCCGCGAAGCACCACGGCGTCACCGTGGTGTCACAACAAACCGTGGCACCGGGCCAGAAGGACTTCGCCGCGGTGGTGACGGCGCTCCAGCAGTCGGGTGCCAACTACGTGCTGCTCACGGTGCTGCCCAGCGCGTCGGGGCCCATCCTCGGCACGGCGGCGCAACTCAAGTACCTGCCCACCTGGGTAGGGCAGACGCCGGCCTGGGTGGACCGCTTCTTCGACCCCAAGGTCATCCCCGCCGCCGTCTTCACGAACTTCTACTGGGCCACGGGGCTCACCTACTGGGGCGACGACGTCCCGGGCATGAAGGACTTCCTCGCGCTCCATGGCCAGCACGCGGACGTGCCGAAGGACTTCTACACGCTGTCATCCTACGTCCAGGGACTCGTCCAGGTGGAGGCGCTCAAGAAGGCCATCGAGGCGAAGGACGTCACCCGCGCGGGATATCTCAAGGCGCTCAAGGCCATCACGGGCACCACCGCGCGCGGCATGGCGGCGGAGCCGGTGGACCTGTCCCGGTTCCCCTATGAGACGTCCGTCAGCGTCCGGGTGCTCAAGCCGGTGATGGACCAGGGCAGCTGGCGCGTCGTCGCCGGCTACGCGAAGCCGAAGGCCCTGGACGCCTCCGCCGCGAAGGCCAGCGATGACAGCAAGTAG
- a CDS encoding AMP-dependent synthetase/ligase: MSAALPMSLPAQLWKHAEERPHAVAIREKRLGIWRELSFREYLERVAHVARMLWELGVRAGDSVAILSDNRPEWLFADLGTQVVGARTVGIYQTNPPPDVAYILNDARCKVVICEDQEQYDKVATVAAETPSVQHVIVLEPRGLRGVQDARLRTWERFLADGRALAEQEPAWLRTQLAQRNPDDAAMVIYTSGTTGSPKGALVSSRNMLQGSATFVEQLGLTPEDSVVSYLPLCHVAEKLFSLLLPLVVGGKVHFGEALETVQSDVAEVSPTVFLGVPRIWEKMHANVVVKMRDASWLKRTLFDTFTRLGGRIRERERNGQRRWWDGLAWFVGDLLVYRPLQERLGLRRCRFPISGAAPISPELITWFDGVGVRIYEGYGQTESAGTSHLNIPGATRIGTVGRPVPGVECQLAEDGEVRVRGSNVFLGYLNRPDATAEVRQEDGWLHTGDLGEIDADGYLRITGRKREILITSGGKNLSPERIQNALKNSPYIKEAVAIGDRRAFVTALIQIDADTVSDWALRRKIAFTSYTDLTTQPEVLRLVEEEVARANEGLARVEQVRAFRLLPREMTQDAGEVTASLKVRRKAVLELHAPLVEAMYARKSE; encoded by the coding sequence ATGAGCGCGGCCCTGCCCATGAGCCTGCCGGCGCAGCTCTGGAAGCACGCGGAGGAGCGCCCCCACGCGGTGGCCATCCGCGAGAAGCGGCTGGGCATCTGGCGGGAGCTGTCCTTCCGCGAGTACCTGGAGCGCGTCGCCCACGTGGCCCGGATGCTGTGGGAGCTGGGCGTGCGCGCGGGGGACTCGGTCGCCATCCTCAGCGACAACCGGCCGGAGTGGCTGTTCGCGGACCTGGGCACCCAGGTGGTGGGCGCGCGCACGGTCGGCATCTACCAGACGAACCCGCCCCCGGACGTCGCGTACATCCTCAACGACGCCCGCTGCAAGGTCGTCATCTGCGAGGACCAGGAGCAGTACGACAAGGTGGCCACCGTCGCCGCCGAGACGCCCTCCGTCCAGCACGTCATCGTCCTCGAGCCACGCGGCCTGCGCGGCGTGCAGGACGCCCGGCTGCGCACGTGGGAGCGCTTCCTGGCCGACGGGCGCGCGCTGGCGGAGCAGGAGCCCGCGTGGCTCCGGACGCAGCTGGCGCAGCGCAATCCGGATGACGCGGCGATGGTCATCTACACCTCGGGCACCACGGGCTCGCCCAAGGGCGCGCTGGTGTCCAGCCGCAACATGCTCCAGGGCTCGGCCACCTTCGTGGAGCAGCTCGGCCTGACGCCCGAGGACAGCGTCGTCTCCTACCTGCCCCTGTGCCATGTGGCGGAGAAGCTGTTCAGCCTGCTCCTGCCGCTCGTCGTCGGAGGGAAGGTCCACTTCGGAGAAGCGCTGGAGACGGTGCAGTCGGATGTCGCGGAAGTCTCTCCCACGGTGTTCCTGGGGGTGCCGCGCATCTGGGAGAAGATGCATGCGAATGTGGTGGTGAAGATGCGCGACGCCTCGTGGCTGAAGCGCACCCTCTTCGACACCTTCACCCGGCTGGGCGGCCGGATTCGCGAGCGCGAGCGCAACGGCCAGCGCCGCTGGTGGGACGGGCTGGCGTGGTTCGTCGGGGACTTGCTCGTCTACCGGCCGCTCCAGGAGCGGCTGGGGCTGCGCCGCTGTCGCTTCCCCATCTCCGGCGCGGCGCCCATCTCCCCGGAGCTCATCACCTGGTTCGACGGCGTGGGCGTCCGCATCTACGAGGGCTACGGGCAGACGGAGAGCGCCGGCACCAGCCACCTCAACATCCCCGGGGCCACGCGCATCGGCACCGTCGGGCGTCCCGTGCCGGGCGTGGAGTGCCAGCTCGCGGAGGACGGCGAGGTGCGGGTGCGCGGCTCCAACGTCTTCCTCGGCTACCTCAACCGGCCGGACGCCACGGCCGAGGTGCGCCAGGAGGACGGCTGGCTGCACACCGGAGACCTCGGGGAAATCGACGCGGACGGGTACCTGCGAATCACGGGCCGCAAGCGCGAAATCCTCATCACCTCCGGCGGGAAGAACCTGTCGCCCGAGCGCATCCAGAACGCGCTGAAGAACAGCCCGTACATCAAGGAGGCGGTGGCCATTGGAGACCGGCGCGCCTTCGTCACGGCGCTCATCCAGATAGACGCGGACACGGTGTCGGACTGGGCCCTGCGCCGCAAGATTGCCTTCACCTCGTACACGGACCTCACCACGCAGCCCGAAGTGCTGAGGCTGGTGGAAGAGGAAGTGGCTCGCGCCAACGAGGGGCTCGCCCGCGTGGAGCAGGTGCGCGCCTTCCGGCTCCTCCCGCGCGAGATGACCCAGGACGCGGGTGAGGTCACCGCGTCCCTGAAGGTCCGCCGCAAGGCGGTGCTGGAGCTGCACGCCCCCCTGGTGGAAGCGATGTACGCGAGGAAAAGCGAATGA
- a CDS encoding class I SAM-dependent methyltransferase: protein MIDVIKVAKQLKSAVLADPEHFYTNETGAWVTGLPTPQEIRVSTGREPYWINLGYWRDVERVDENNCERVGELFKSAQEQMAHLLAKTARLGTEDTVLDCGFGYADQDLLWAEQYRPARITGINITPNQVRIGRERVKLTGLDGVIRLEQGSATALPFGAGEFSVVFALESAMHFRTRSDFLREAFRVLRPGGRLVMADMCQKTDREAGSGLRRRLRHRYWRGLIAFPEANVWTTQRYVSELTGAGFQKARLDSISADVYPGVNTAITALRGMTAVERKLGSVTVDKVRESVKQARLTPLEQTQWTTLFNCDEYAVVYAEKP, encoded by the coding sequence ATGATCGACGTCATCAAGGTGGCAAAGCAGCTCAAGAGCGCGGTCCTGGCGGATCCGGAGCACTTCTACACGAACGAGACGGGGGCCTGGGTCACCGGCCTTCCCACGCCGCAGGAGATTCGCGTCAGCACGGGGCGCGAGCCCTACTGGATCAACCTCGGCTACTGGCGGGACGTCGAGCGCGTCGACGAGAACAACTGCGAGCGCGTGGGCGAGTTGTTCAAGTCGGCCCAGGAGCAGATGGCACACCTGCTGGCGAAGACGGCGCGCCTGGGCACGGAAGACACGGTGCTGGACTGCGGCTTCGGCTACGCGGACCAGGACCTCCTGTGGGCCGAGCAGTACCGCCCCGCCCGCATCACCGGCATCAACATCACCCCGAACCAGGTCCGCATCGGCCGCGAGCGCGTGAAGCTCACGGGGCTGGACGGCGTCATCCGCCTGGAGCAGGGCTCCGCGACGGCCCTGCCCTTCGGCGCCGGTGAGTTCAGCGTCGTCTTCGCGCTCGAGTCCGCCATGCACTTCCGCACGCGCAGCGACTTCCTGCGCGAGGCGTTCCGGGTACTGCGCCCGGGAGGCCGGCTCGTCATGGCGGACATGTGCCAGAAAACCGACCGCGAGGCCGGCTCGGGGCTGCGCCGCCGCCTGCGCCACCGCTACTGGCGCGGCCTGATTGCCTTCCCCGAGGCCAATGTCTGGACGACGCAGCGCTACGTCTCGGAGCTGACAGGAGCGGGCTTCCAGAAGGCGCGGCTGGACTCCATCTCCGCGGACGTCTACCCCGGCGTCAACACCGCCATCACGGCGCTGCGCGGGATGACGGCCGTCGAGCGCAAGCTCGGCTCCGTCACCGTCGACAAGGTCCGTGAGAGCGTGAAGCAGGCCCGGCTGACGCCCCTCGAGCAGACGCAGTGGACCACCCTCTTCAACTGCGACGAGTACGCGGTGGTGTACGCCGAGAAGCCCTGA
- a CDS encoding ABC transporter ATP-binding protein, whose protein sequence is MALLELDNVGLSFSGVRALDGVSFSIEAGALHAVIGPNGAGKSSLFNCISGIHRHMEGRVRLDGQELTGVEPTEIARLGVSRMFQNLALFEHLTVLENLLLGRHQRYRTGLLRNLFWTRGARAEEVRHREKAEEVIDFLDLEHFRWMPVAVLPYGIRKRVELGRALCMEPKLLLLDEPTAGLNQEETEDMANTLLDLRHELGVTQVLIGHELRFVMDLATQVTVLDRGRVIANGPPSALRNDTRVLSAYVGGTVAA, encoded by the coding sequence ATGGCACTGCTCGAGCTCGACAACGTGGGCCTCTCCTTCTCCGGCGTGCGGGCGCTGGACGGCGTCTCGTTCTCCATCGAGGCGGGGGCGCTGCACGCCGTGATTGGCCCCAATGGTGCCGGCAAGAGCAGCCTCTTCAACTGCATCAGCGGCATCCACCGGCACATGGAAGGCCGGGTGCGGCTGGACGGCCAGGAGCTCACGGGCGTGGAGCCCACGGAGATTGCGCGCCTGGGCGTGTCGCGCATGTTCCAGAACCTGGCGCTGTTCGAGCACCTCACCGTGCTGGAGAACCTCCTCCTGGGGCGCCACCAGCGCTACCGGACGGGCCTGTTGCGCAACCTGTTCTGGACGCGCGGGGCGCGCGCGGAGGAAGTCCGCCACCGCGAGAAGGCCGAGGAGGTCATCGACTTCCTCGACCTGGAGCACTTCCGGTGGATGCCCGTCGCCGTGCTGCCCTACGGCATCCGCAAGCGCGTGGAGCTGGGCCGCGCGCTGTGCATGGAGCCGAAGCTGCTGCTCCTGGACGAGCCCACCGCGGGGCTCAACCAGGAGGAGACCGAGGACATGGCCAACACCCTCCTCGACCTCCGGCACGAGCTGGGGGTGACGCAGGTCCTCATCGGCCACGAGCTGCGCTTCGTGATGGACCTGGCGACGCAGGTGACGGTGCTGGACCGGGGGCGGGTCATCGCGAACGGGCCGCCGTCCGCCCTGCGCAACGACACCCGCGTGCTGAGCGCCTACGTGGGCGGGACGGTGGCGGCATGA
- a CDS encoding acyl-CoA carboxylase subunit beta, producing the protein MSDTNGDGGSPPTGEVRPELAALRERLAATTDAGRPEAVARRRKTGQRTTRENIADLVDAGSFSEYGGLALAAQRSTRSLEDLVRASPADGLICGVGTVNRALFDDERARTMVLAYDYTVFAGTQGLVGHRKLDRMLALAAQWRVPVVFFAEGGGGRPNDTDTHTVSALDTPSFLAFAALSGLVPRVGLVSGRCFAGNAALLGSCDVIIATDDSNIGMGGPAMIEGGGLGSFAPEEIGPADVQTRNGVIDVRVRDEAEAVSVAKQYLSYFQGPVVPGECAPQERLRDALPENRRRAYKVRPIIETLADTGSVLELRRDFGRSLVTALVRIEGQPLGLIANDTFHLGGAIDASAADKAARFFQLCDAFGLPIVSLCDTPGFMVGPKAEETALVRHVSRMFVGAASLSVPFFTVVLRRGYGLGAQAMAGGHFHAPVFNVSWPTGEFGGMNLEGAVRIGMRKQLEAVEDPAAREELAKALIAEAHQRGTALNMASLLELDAVIDPAETRAWLVRGLRSVPKPAREGRRRYIDTW; encoded by the coding sequence ATGAGCGACACGAATGGCGACGGCGGCAGTCCCCCTACCGGCGAGGTCCGCCCGGAGCTCGCGGCGCTGCGCGAGCGGCTCGCGGCCACCACGGATGCCGGGCGTCCGGAGGCGGTGGCCCGGAGGCGGAAGACGGGCCAGCGCACGACGCGGGAGAACATCGCCGACCTCGTGGACGCGGGGAGCTTCTCGGAATACGGCGGGCTCGCGCTCGCGGCGCAGCGCTCCACGCGCTCGCTCGAAGACCTCGTCCGGGCGAGCCCCGCGGACGGCCTCATCTGCGGGGTGGGCACCGTCAACCGCGCCCTCTTCGACGACGAGCGCGCACGAACGATGGTGCTCGCCTACGACTACACCGTCTTCGCCGGCACCCAGGGACTGGTGGGCCACCGGAAGCTGGACCGCATGCTCGCGCTCGCCGCGCAGTGGCGCGTGCCGGTGGTGTTCTTCGCGGAAGGGGGCGGCGGTAGGCCGAACGACACGGACACGCACACCGTGTCGGCGCTGGACACGCCCAGCTTCCTGGCCTTCGCCGCGCTGTCCGGGCTCGTCCCGCGCGTGGGCCTCGTCTCCGGACGCTGCTTCGCGGGCAACGCGGCCCTGCTGGGGAGCTGCGACGTCATCATCGCCACCGATGACAGCAACATCGGCATGGGCGGGCCGGCGATGATCGAGGGAGGTGGGCTGGGCTCATTCGCCCCGGAGGAGATTGGCCCCGCGGACGTGCAGACGCGCAACGGCGTCATCGACGTGCGCGTGCGCGACGAGGCGGAAGCCGTGTCCGTCGCGAAGCAGTACCTCTCCTATTTCCAGGGGCCCGTCGTGCCGGGGGAGTGCGCCCCGCAGGAGCGGCTGCGGGACGCGCTGCCGGAGAACCGCCGCCGCGCGTACAAGGTCCGCCCCATCATCGAGACGCTGGCGGACACGGGCTCCGTGCTGGAGTTGCGAAGGGACTTCGGGCGCAGCCTGGTGACGGCGCTGGTGCGAATCGAGGGGCAGCCGCTCGGGCTCATCGCCAACGACACATTCCACCTCGGCGGGGCCATTGACGCGAGCGCCGCCGACAAGGCCGCGCGCTTCTTCCAGTTGTGCGACGCGTTCGGCCTGCCCATCGTCTCCTTGTGTGACACGCCCGGCTTCATGGTGGGGCCCAAGGCCGAGGAGACGGCGCTCGTGCGCCACGTCTCCCGCATGTTCGTGGGGGCCGCCAGTCTCTCCGTCCCGTTCTTCACCGTCGTGCTGCGGCGGGGCTATGGGCTGGGAGCACAGGCCATGGCGGGCGGGCACTTCCATGCGCCGGTGTTCAACGTGTCCTGGCCCACCGGCGAGTTCGGGGGGATGAACCTGGAGGGCGCGGTGCGCATCGGCATGCGCAAGCAACTGGAGGCCGTTGAAGACCCGGCGGCCCGGGAGGAACTGGCGAAGGCGCTGATTGCCGAGGCGCACCAGCGCGGCACCGCCCTCAACATGGCGTCGCTGCTGGAGCTCGACGCCGTCATCGACCCCGCGGAGACGCGCGCCTGGCTTGTCCGGGGCCTGCGCTCCGTCCCGAAGCCGGCGCGCGAGGGCCGGCGCCGGTACATCGACACCTGGTGA
- a CDS encoding branched-chain amino acid ABC transporter permease, with amino-acid sequence MPTRPLVIRYEDDLKLFPGLWHKAGGVLMLAVALGYPWLASARWLTVGNLGLVAIVGAAALMVLTGFSGQVSLGHAAFLALGAYTVAVLGTKWGWPFWLALPLAGAVSALVGVVIGVFALRLKGLYLAIVTLGLVFLTQHVLLAYPEVTNGLSGTSVPMYWWFRGESGTAASVGDTWMLGPVVLGFERKLYFLFLPLAAGTVWLTKNVQRSNSGRAMMAVRDQDLAAEVLGVATTQARLQAFGVSSFLAGIAGAMFAFQQQYITVEPPFDLNLSIQFIAMIVLGGVGSVFGAVSGALAFTFLSPLAESVGHAIPLINQLTSAQQATVLLSVVVVLVLVLEPLGLFGVWLRIRRYFLAWPFRY; translated from the coding sequence ATGCCAACCCGCCCCCTGGTGATTCGCTACGAGGACGACCTGAAGCTCTTCCCCGGCCTGTGGCACAAGGCCGGCGGGGTGCTGATGCTGGCCGTCGCCCTGGGCTACCCGTGGCTCGCGAGCGCGCGGTGGCTCACCGTCGGCAACCTCGGCCTGGTGGCCATCGTCGGCGCGGCCGCGCTGATGGTGCTCACCGGCTTCTCGGGCCAGGTGAGCCTGGGGCACGCGGCCTTCCTCGCGCTGGGCGCGTACACCGTCGCGGTGCTGGGCACGAAGTGGGGCTGGCCATTCTGGCTGGCGCTCCCCCTGGCCGGCGCCGTGTCCGCCCTGGTGGGGGTGGTCATCGGCGTCTTCGCGCTCCGGCTCAAGGGGCTGTACCTGGCCATCGTCACGCTGGGGCTGGTGTTCCTCACGCAGCACGTGCTGCTCGCCTACCCGGAGGTGACGAACGGGCTGAGCGGCACGTCCGTCCCCATGTACTGGTGGTTCCGCGGCGAGTCGGGCACGGCGGCCTCGGTGGGCGACACGTGGATGCTCGGGCCGGTGGTGCTCGGCTTCGAGCGGAAGCTGTACTTCCTCTTCCTGCCGCTGGCCGCCGGCACGGTGTGGCTGACGAAGAACGTGCAGCGCTCCAACAGCGGCCGCGCGATGATGGCGGTGAGGGACCAGGACCTCGCGGCGGAGGTGCTCGGCGTCGCCACGACGCAGGCCCGGCTCCAGGCCTTCGGCGTCTCCTCGTTCCTGGCCGGCATCGCCGGGGCGATGTTCGCCTTCCAGCAGCAGTACATCACCGTCGAGCCACCGTTCGACCTGAACCTGTCCATCCAGTTCATCGCCATGATTGTGCTGGGCGGGGTGGGCAGCGTCTTCGGCGCGGTCAGCGGCGCGCTCGCCTTCACCTTCCTGAGCCCCCTCGCGGAGTCGGTGGGGCACGCCATTCCCCTCATCAACCAGCTCACCTCCGCGCAGCAGGCGACGGTGCTCCTGTCCGTCGTCGTGGTGCTCGTGCTCGTGCTCGAGCCCCTGGGGCTGTTCGGCGTGTGGCTGCGCATCCGCCGGTACTTCCTCGCGTGGCCCTTCCGCTACTGA
- a CDS encoding transporter — protein sequence MNRAFLAVLFVSLVSATGAQAQQADFRDYEAGFFVPNRSVIAHTYLRHASASGERDFSQTQAAFRATYVLKHDSGLTVVPFDVSMPVVDVTVFQANPLSPAAPKSALRASGVGDLTYIPTVGYGIVQNAETNTHTWFAFTPYVTIPVGSYSSDRFLNIGSNRWTVRPQLVVGQRFLKAFTLEAMANVGIHGDNDEFPVLVGTEVAKLKLSQTPSLGGVLAAGMDLSASFFTGAALYIDRNGQRTIETPAGEVEVAPKQTVSSLRLTMGLRIEKLTTVMLQFQPDIYGSTGVTKGNFVGARLTHVFF from the coding sequence ATGAATCGCGCGTTCCTCGCTGTCCTGTTCGTATCCCTCGTATCGGCGACCGGTGCCCAGGCCCAGCAGGCGGACTTCCGGGACTATGAAGCGGGCTTCTTCGTGCCGAACCGGAGCGTCATCGCGCACACGTACCTGCGCCATGCGTCCGCGTCGGGCGAGCGGGACTTCTCGCAGACGCAGGCGGCCTTCCGCGCCACGTACGTGCTCAAGCACGACAGCGGGCTCACCGTGGTGCCCTTCGACGTGAGCATGCCGGTGGTGGACGTCACGGTGTTCCAGGCCAACCCGTTGTCGCCGGCGGCGCCCAAGTCGGCGCTCCGTGCGTCGGGCGTCGGGGACCTGACGTACATCCCCACGGTGGGCTACGGCATCGTCCAGAACGCGGAGACGAATACCCATACGTGGTTCGCCTTCACGCCGTACGTCACCATTCCGGTGGGCAGCTACAGCAGCGACCGCTTCCTGAACATCGGCAGCAACCGGTGGACGGTGCGTCCGCAGCTCGTCGTGGGCCAGCGCTTCCTGAAGGCCTTCACGCTGGAGGCCATGGCCAACGTGGGCATCCACGGCGACAACGACGAGTTCCCGGTGCTGGTGGGCACGGAGGTCGCGAAGCTGAAGCTGAGCCAGACGCCGTCGCTCGGCGGCGTCCTCGCGGCGGGCATGGACCTTTCCGCGAGCTTCTTCACGGGCGCGGCGCTCTACATCGACCGGAACGGGCAGCGCACCATCGAGACTCCGGCTGGCGAGGTGGAGGTCGCTCCGAAGCAGACCGTCAGCTCGCTGCGCCTGACGATGGGCTTGCGCATCGAGAAGCTGACCACCGTCATGCTCCAGTTCCAGCCGGACATCTATGGCTCGACGGGCGTGACGAAGGGCAACTTCGTCGGGGCGCGCCTCACGCACGTCTTCTTCTAG
- a CDS encoding ABC transporter ATP-binding protein codes for MTASSPPLLQVRNLQVVYHSVVRALRGISLEVPQQGVVALLGPNGAGKSTALRAISGLLELHDGTITKGSVALSGQNLLRLSADVRVREGVVQILEGRRILGELSVEENLLAGGFGMGAKARAELVESAFTRFPVLRERRRQKAGYLSGGEQQLLAICRGLMRRPKVLLLDEPFLGLSPKAVGEVSELIQRISAEGVSVLLVEQNARVALGLAHYGYVLETGKVVLDGPADRLRDDPDVQEFYLGFGREGQRGYHELKRYRRKRRWLS; via the coding sequence ATGACAGCAAGTAGTCCTCCCCTCCTCCAGGTGCGCAACCTCCAGGTCGTCTACCACTCGGTGGTGCGGGCCCTGCGGGGCATCTCCCTGGAGGTGCCGCAGCAGGGCGTGGTCGCCCTGCTGGGCCCCAACGGCGCCGGCAAGTCGACCGCGCTTCGCGCCATCAGCGGGCTGCTGGAGTTGCACGACGGCACCATCACCAAGGGCAGCGTCGCGCTGTCCGGACAGAATCTCCTCCGTCTGTCCGCGGACGTGCGGGTGCGCGAGGGCGTGGTGCAGATCCTGGAGGGCCGCCGCATCCTCGGCGAGCTGTCGGTGGAGGAGAACCTGCTCGCCGGCGGCTTCGGCATGGGCGCGAAGGCGCGCGCGGAGCTCGTCGAGTCCGCCTTCACCCGCTTCCCGGTGCTCCGGGAGCGGCGGCGCCAGAAGGCGGGCTACCTGTCCGGCGGGGAGCAGCAGCTGTTGGCCATCTGCCGCGGGCTGATGCGGCGGCCGAAGGTGCTGCTGCTCGACGAGCCCTTCCTCGGGCTGTCGCCGAAGGCGGTGGGCGAGGTGTCGGAGCTGATTCAACGCATCAGCGCGGAGGGTGTCTCCGTGCTCCTCGTCGAGCAGAACGCGAGGGTGGCGCTGGGCCTGGCCCACTACGGCTACGTGCTGGAGACGGGGAAGGTGGTGCTGGACGGCCCCGCGGACCGGCTGCGCGACGACCCGGACGTGCAGGAGTTCTACCTGGGCTTCGGGCGCGAGGGGCAGCGCGGCTACCACGAGCTGAAGCGCTACCGCCGCAAGCGGCGCTGGCTGTCCTGA